The stretch of DNA GTAAGGGGAGTGAGAGGCCGGGAGTTGAGGATGCTTTCGATGTGAGTGGCAGCAGTTGTTAGCTCGTCTATCGTATATgacgaatttccaaaaatccGTCGAAAATGATGCTTGAAAGATTTAACCCCAGCCTCCCACAACCCCCCGAAGTGTGGTGACCGAGCTGGGATAAAGTTAAAGGTGATTCCAGAGTCGAGGCAGTATCTCTCCCATTTATCGGTTTGGAACTGCTGCCTGTAACGGTGTTGAAGTTCACGCATCTCGCGATCGGCCCCGACGAAAGCTGTTGCATTGTCGCACCGGAGCTCGATTAACCGTCCACGTCGAGCAACAAACCGTTTTATCGCATTAATGCATGCGGCGGACGACAAGTCGGGGACGATTTCGACGTGAACCGCTTTCACCGACAGGCAAACGAACACGGCGACATACATCTTGACGCTAGCCCCTCTCCCATACAACGGACGAACGTTAAATGGCCCACAATAATCCAATCCCACCTTCGAAAACACTCGAGCAGGAGTAACTCGCACCGCTGGGAGTGGTGCCATTTTTTGTGTGCCAGGAGGAGGTGAGCAACGAAAGCAAGTAATACATGTTCTAACGATTCGACGCACTAATTGCCTCCCCCGTAAAGGCCAGAATCGTTGAAAGCAGTAGTGATGGCCCTGAGTGCGCAGTACGTAGATGCAATGATCGAGCAATTAACCAGCTCAAATGATGTTTTGCCGGGAGCAACAAGGGGAACTTTGTATCATATGAACCATCCATGTTTGCCAAACGACCATCCAGGCGAAGTAACCCATTGTCATTGAGGAAAATATTGAGATTCTTAAGAGGCGATTTAGAATCACTGACGACATCACGTTTGAAATCCTGATTTTTAGTAGTTAATTGATTTATTTCACTGGAAAAAGTAGTTACCTGTGCCAAGCGAATAAGTGATTTGAGAGCCCCTTCGATTTCTGCTGGAGTCAGTCTGCCAATGGTACGTTCCTTAGCCTCCCTTCGTATATTGTAAGAGAATCGCTTGCACCATGCGACTGTTCTCAAGAGCTTCCCCAGGTCGGAAAATTTGGAGATAATAGAATCATCGACCTCCAGGCAGCTTAATGCGACAATTTGGCGTGCTTCGGAATTTACTTCCGAGATCCGAGAGGGCGTAGAGTTAGGCAGTGCTTCAGGCCAGCAGGTAACCGGATGCTTGAGAAATTGTGGCCCATACCACCATAGGATATCTTCCCTTAATTGACTAGGGCGTATCCCACGTGAAATGCGATTAGCTGGGTTGTGTTCCGTTGGAACATGTCGCCATTCGGAACCCTTGGTGAGTCGTTGCACCTCGGCGATACGGTTAGAGGTAAACACTTTCCAATTGGACGGCGGAGCACGAAGCCAATACAGCACTACTGTCGAATCTGTCCAAAAGGTAACTGGTCCCGAGAAGTCCGTCTCATTTCGTAATTTGTTCACCAATTGACTTCCAACCACCGCTGCACAGAGCTCGAGACGTGGCACCGACAATCCGCGCAATGGGGTAACTCGAGCCTTGGTAACCAAAAGATGGCTGGTAAGATGCTCCTCTCCATCAGGACCAACGACATAAACACAGCAGCCATAGCCCTTTTCAGAGGCGTCACAAAAACAGTGGAGCTGGTAGTTGCGGTCTGGATTTGATAGAACACGACGAGGAATATCAAGCTGTTTGAGGAGGCCCAGCTCTTTTCGAAATTCCATCCACCACTCACTGTCTTTTGGAGAAAGTTCTTCGTCCCATGAGATGTTTTTGGCCCAAAGTTGTTGGACGAACATTCTAGCGCTAATCACTATTGAGCCAAGCAGACCTAGAGGGTTGTGTGGCATATAAAACGCTATTGTGAATGGAGCTTAACTATGCTAGTACCATCATCCACCGTTGCAAGCGGAGTAGTACAAAGCCGTTAAACGAGTAACGCCTCAATTCACACACACGACCCGAGCATCTCCCCACCAACCATTCACCCACTCTTTTACGGACTCTCGTCGAGGTAAGtcgcacatttggcgatcctgccatctTATTAAAGCGAGCCGAATGGAATCTTCCATTTCCAGCTCAATAATTTGTAAATATAATAGCCACGCTCATAACAAGCGGATTGGGACAATAGCGTCGCCAATGCATTCAAAAAATAGTAAAGGTATGCTTGATTCGCTTCCAAACTGCACAATtggaaaaatgcaaaaacaaaaactGCAAAACTGCTGCAGTCGTTCGAAACGACGCCATCATAAATATGTTGAACTTCGTTTGAAAACGACGCCATTATAAAATGCTCATTTGCAAATTTGCTCGAATCGTTTCAAAACGATGCCGCATTGCTGAATGGTTGCTGTTGGTGTTATTGCAAAGCATTTCTAGCATTAGTGGATTGGGACAACCACCAAAAAACAAAGCAATGAATCATGCAAAAAATGCCTGGTTGTTATGACACGCATGCCATTAATTAAAAGTGTCACGAAATTATTTGCCTCCATAACGTAATAAGCTCGACCAATGCATACAGCTATCCTAATTGATGGCTAATGTTTTTAAACCTCAAAAGTAATAATGAACATGTTGCAAATTGCAGGTTAAAATTCGCAAGCTCTGAAACTAATACTTCCGAAAACCATGGCAAGCAACGGAAAATACGTTCGATCGAAAGACGATGGAGACCAGTCCGGTTCAACCGACAATCAACCGACGCGAGTAATAAACCCTAGCGATATCGATGGTTCAAATCTTGATGGTAGCAACGGATGTAGCAACAGCGAATGCTCAGTGGACTATACCAATGAAAGCGCCCAAGAAGAAAGCGAAAGCGACAGTAGCAATGTTTGCAGTGTGGATAACCACAACGATGTCGACGAGCCCACATCGAAGACGAAAGAAACCGCCGCATGTCATGAGTCGAACACTACCGAGCACCAGAAGACCGAAAACACAAGCGAACGAATAAAACAAATCGAGAAGGTTCTCGTTGATCTCTCGAAGGCTATCGCTCAGCCTACAAGCAGGAGATAATCGGTCGCTTACACGGACACAAGGACGTCGAACACGCTGTCCAAGATGTAACAAAATTTTTCACCGGAATCCGCAGTGTCCCGCTTTATTCAGGACGTGCGATAAGTGTGGCAAACGAGGACATTTTGCAGTCGCATGTCGAACAGGGCGAACCATACAGCAGGTCACGAAGCACTCCGATGTTGAGTCCTCAAGCGAGGAAAATATTGACGAAAAACAGGTAAAACATGATTAATTCACCCTTATTCTTGTTAACGGCCGTATCTGCTTTCGTTCGAACGCTCTGATTCGAACACGTTCGGAGAAGGTATCATTGGTTTCGTTCGAACCTGGCTGAACGAATCCACTTTCGAATGTAAACACTGTTGGTGTTACCAGATGTGTTTCGAAATTTAAATCTTATCTAGGGAAGTTGAATTGTCAAATCGCTGCAAAGAATCAATGTCGCCGTCTGCAAAATAAATAGTTGtaaagaaacaaagaaaaacaaacgatGTATGTTTCACTTTGTTTTAAGTGCGatagttttcaaaattttatttgaattgataaaaGCTGTTCATCAGACAGTGAGAAATGAGTTTTCATTGatagttttagtttttgaaatgtgtATTTTTCCCGTCGCAGTTGTAATGaagcaaagataaacaaacGATATGTGTTTCACTTTGTTTTAAGtgtgatttttattttatattttatttgaattaataaaaactgTTTATCGAATAGGGAGAAATCAAAgttcattgataattttagtttttgaaatgtgtATTTTTCCCGTCGCAGTTGTAATGaagcaaagataaacaaacGATTTGTGTTTCACTTTATTCTAAGtgcgatttttgttttaaattttatttgaattgataaaaGCTGTTCATCAGACCGTGAgaaatgaattttcattgataatttcaGTTTTTGAAATGTGTATTTTCCCCGCTACAAAAGAGCGTTTGTTTTGTATGAAAGATTTCAAGaggattatattttttaaaatccgAATGTCACCAATGGTTTTGCCGATTGTACAAATTCGACTTCTTTACAGATCGTTGGTTTATTTCTTTTTCTAGATCCGTGTTGATAAATTGGTGGAAATCGAGTGACTTGCTTGTGCAGTTGAAATTGTTGTTCTCAAGGCAAAAGATGGATACTGTTATGCTGGGTTATGTCGCAATGATGGAAGACAACACCCCCTCTTTGAGAATGAGTAGAAGTAACCTTAGAAAGAAAACCAACATCATGAATTTATCAACAACACAGTAAGAATGATCAATTCTTAGAGCTAGATGATTTATTATaagacattttaatttttgattttcagattCAAGAAGAACTTTCgtttgaataaaacagcatttcgATACATTGTACAAGagataaaaaatgaatttccacGTCAAAAGAAAGGCGGTCTATCGGTGACTGATAAACTTGCTGTCTGCTTGCGTTTTTTCGCAGAAGGGAGCTATCAACATGGTGCTAGCAAGGACTACGATGTGGCTATAGCCCAGTCAACGTTTTCCAAAGTTCTCGACGAGATGTTGATTATTTTGGAAAGGAAGATTTGCACCAAATGGATAAATTTCGAAATGACACAACAAGAAATGAGGGAAGCAaagcgatttttttatgaaaaatcgggaATTCCGGGCGTTATTATGTGTGTAGATGGCACGCATGTTAAAATTATTCCGCCAATTGCAGACCGGAATCTATTTTATAATAGGAAAGGGTTCTATAGTCTGAATACTATGATAGTAAGTTGAttgttatttgaatttttcaataatatcCTTTCTTGTTAAAAACGTAAATTTTTATACAGATATGTGATCACACCCAACGTATTCGATTCGTTGATGCAAGCTTCCAGGGGTCTAATCACGACTCTCATATTTGGAGTTTGAGTTCAGCAAGAGCACGTTTACAGGAAATGCATAGGAATGGTGACACAAATACCAAAATTTTGGGTACTTTACAAGAATAACATTGATGTACATAATTTACAAtcatttttctgttattttgcaGGTGATGCCGGTTATCCTTCCGAGCCGTGGTTGCTCACGCCTTATCGAGCTCCAGAACTAGAAAGTCCAGAAAGCGAATTTAACAGCAAGCATGTTTTAGCAAGGGGGATAATAGAGCGAACGATTGGAGttctaaaaaatcgatttcgatGTATCCTTGGTGCTCGTCAGCTCCATTATACGCCTACCAAAGCGGCAAAAATTATCAGTGTTTGCTGTGCCCTGCACAATATATGTTTATATTTTAAGAACGACAATGATGAGGTTCAGTCAACTGAATAGATGTTTTAAAGTGTCGAATTCCTATATTCTAGATTTTATATACCCTTCATATATATGTTAAAtatttacaaataaatatttccttcactgacgaaaacatTAATTTACATAGTATAGTTTAAAACACATTcaattatatttattatcgtGAAATATTACATCGAAAAACGCATGATTTATTCAAGTTGAGGTAAATTCTATAGTTTTCCATCATTGCAGCATAACAGTATCCATTATTTGTCTTGAGAACTGATTCAAATCGTATAACTTGCATATTCTAAGTTGTATATAAAGTTGGATTAAATCACACTCGTTTGTAACGTGGATTAAATTATACATCGTATAtatctaaaattgtataaaatggGAAAACCcgattttatttatcatgaTATTACTAAATCGTAATTCGATAAAACAAACATCGGTTTTATGatattcttgaatggcgttaacgttcgctgtggaacttttgccgtctcaacgtatgcattaactagggtcattcattaatacttggttgagatttctatgccgaataacacgccttgaatgtactctggagtggcaagctctagaatacgcgtgaccacagcaaaccggaagaattttctttgacgaaaaatcccccggccagaacgggaatcgaacccgaacacccggcattatAGTATGggatatataaataaatttctcaaccactctgcagactgcctattggactcaggagtgtgggattggatccacgtttcatccattgtcacaaaacgtagaACGAAGTCAACTCAATTTCGCTTCAACAATGCCAAACCGACTATTGAATCATCAACTCGCCGCTGTTTttgtcagcaaacgcggcacccaccaaaaacaatatttgatcCAAATACaatgtttttctgttttcattttctatacgaatactCAGGTAGAACTTAAACAACAGTAGCAACGATCCTGACCACCTACATTCTTGTACCAGCGCCATAACGTATCACATGTTGAAAACATTAACAAGTTGGACCACAAACATGCACCGAGTCACCAACTACCACCTAGTCAGTGACGTGATATCTCACATGTTGATGTTAGCATTACTTATTTAACGTGTGTTGTTGTTCATTGACTTGACCGATCTAGGACAATAGGCCACTTTGTTTAATATAAGTAGCATTGAAAAGTGAACTGTATCTTTATAGCTCAGACaggaaataaaaatgattcttAGTTTGTCAATCGAACTGTGTAGTTTTAACTCGATCAGGTTCGTCACTAATGCTATCAAAGCTTTGAACAATCAGAAAACCATAACGGCGACACGAATCAAAATGAAATCTTCAGCATCttattaaaaattataacaaaCACTAGTACTTGTATATTTTATAAGACACtacaaagaatcgatttttGGTACTCTGAAAGATTGGTGTTCGAATTTTATATTTATCAAAGCAATAAGTAGACCTTACATAAATGTAGTTTtgaaattatgtattttttatttgcatgtgATAATTTCTCACGAAGGTACAACcttatttaaattttcgatATCGCACTTCTAATTTTTCGAGTAGTTTTTAACTATTACATTCGAAAATGTAATATATTCACCTTACAATATATACTTTTAAAATTCATGtcattaaattacaacatagCTTAGCAttcacattacattacattcacATTTGTTTTAAAATCGAAATGTCTATTGTAGACGGCTTAATTCCATCTCAAGaatcctttttttaattttcagtttttccagATTAATTCTCTCTAATTCCAGATTGTACCTCTGATTTTCCATCAGCACATTGTTGATAGTTTCGTTTATGTTCTCTAACTGTTTCGAAATCTGTCTGTTATAATGAACCAAATcagcagttttttttcaaagcattttAGAATATTGGTGACCGAGTCATGAAACGTTGCTTGGTTTTGCACTTGTGTCTCCAGCAATGTGTGCATTGATGTCCTCCTCTTCTTCGATGTATGCGTCTCATTATTCTCATTGGCTCTATCCTCCGGAATTCGATTATCTTCAATCGACGCAGATTCCCCACTGTCATGAATTGATTGATTTGCGCTAGGTTCTAGCCCGAAACTGCAAGTGTCGGCTATGCCCTCAACTGCTGGAGCAAGTCCTGCAAGAACAACAACTCGTTCCTCCAGCGCAGTAAGTTCAATAAACTTACTAGGACCCCCACCTGTAGCAAATTGCTCGCGACGGTTGTGGGCTAGCTTGCGTTTCGTGTTCGATTTCCAATCGAACCAGACCTGCAAAAAAACTGGTTTAGAGAAACGAATATAAATACAGAACTTTGAATGTATCTACCTTTTTCCACGCAGTTGAATCTTTAGTTGGTGGCCCAAGACTGTTCAACTCGGCTGCCACAGAATTCCAGTAGGGAGAAGCATTGCATTTCGCGAAACCCTTCGCGATATCCGGCTGCTCTTCCAAGAGATCAACCAGTCGGCTGTATTGATCCTTGTTTGTGCTTTTGGATTTCGATGGTTTCGACCTAAACAGTCCGATGGGAATAAAATGATTaggttaaaataaaaaaaaatgaatggctTAAAACATTGTTCACTTACATTGTTCTATCCAGGTTCTGTTTCGTCTAGGTTTTAGAGTTGAAATATTCTATTGGAAATGTCTTTCTTTCTGCTTCTACAGCAATTTTTCACTGTAATTCAAATAAACATTAAAGCAC from Toxorhynchites rutilus septentrionalis strain SRP chromosome 3, ASM2978413v1, whole genome shotgun sequence encodes:
- the LOC129774582 gene encoding uncharacterized protein LOC129774582; amino-acid sequence: MYVAVFVCLSVKAVHVEIVPDLSSAACINAIKRFVARRGRLIELRCDNATAFVGADREMRELQHRYRQQFQTDKWERYCLDSGITFNFIPARSPHFGGLWEAGVKSFKHHFRRIFGNSSYTIDELTTAATHIESILNSRPLTPLTDHPNDLSVLTPGHFLIGEPMFSILEPDESNVTITKTSRLQEMRRAVQNFWKCWSRDYLTRLHQRSKWRSFFSNSPTFLHSHGLLGRSSKLSSDLMDWYALSLCEPVVVSSSEQSQK
- the LOC129774583 gene encoding uncharacterized protein LOC129774583, yielding MFVQQLWAKNISWDEELSPKDSEWWMEFRKELGLLKQLDIPRRVLSNPDRNYQLHCFCDASEKGYGCCVYVVGPDGEEHLTSHLLVTKARVTPLRGLSVPRLELCAAVVGSQLVNKLRNETDFSGPVTFWTDSTVVLYWLRAPPSNWKVFTSNRIAEVQRLTKGSEWRHVPTEHNPANRISRGIRPSQLREDILWWYGPQFLKHPVTCWPEALPNSTPSRISEVNSEARQIVALSCLEVDDSIISKFSDLGKLLRTVAWCKRFSYNIRREAKERTIGRLTPAEIEGALKSLIRLAQVTTFSSEINQLTTKNQDFKRDVVSDSKSPLKNLNIFLNDNGLLRLDGRLANMDGSYDTKFPLLLPAKHHLSWLIARSLHLRTAHSGPSLLLSTILAFTGEAISASNR
- the LOC129779953 gene encoding putative nuclease HARBI1; this translates as MDTVMLGYVAMMEDNTPSLRMSRSNLRKKTNIMNLSTTQFKKNFRLNKTAFRYIVQEIKNEFPRQKKGGLSVTDKLAVCLRFFAEGSYQHGASKDYDVAIAQSTFSKVLDEMLIILERKICTKWINFEMTQQEMREAKRFFYEKSGIPGVIMCVDGTHVKIIPPIADRNLFYNRKGFYSLNTMIICDHTQRIRFVDASFQGSNHDSHIWSLSSARARLQEMHRNGDTNTKILGDAGYPSEPWLLTPYRAPELESPESEFNSKHVLARGIIERTIGVLKNRFRCILGARQLHYTPTKAAKIISVCCALHNICLYFKNDNDEVQSTE
- the LOC129778416 gene encoding uncharacterized protein LOC129778416, which produces MSKPSKSKSTNKDQYSRLVDLLEEQPDIAKGFAKCNASPYWNSVAAELNSLGPPTKDSTAWKKVWFDWKSNTKRKLAHNRREQFATGGGPSKFIELTALEERVVVLAGLAPAVEGIADTCSFGLEPSANQSIHDSGESASIEDNRIPEDRANENNETHTSKKRRTSMHTLLETQVQNQATFHDSVTNILKCFEKKLLIWFIITDRFRNS